The Colias croceus chromosome 21, ilColCroc2.1 genome window below encodes:
- the LOC123701417 gene encoding uncharacterized protein LOC123701417, which yields MKVFIIIGFMFVSVIAQDSGKNEDGPELPKPLEDFKDKINEITEEIQEKGIERPCESLDLQCIRRYLAEHSYCKMTYGRVPDPLHRVQATQHLTRVNLTITSTNLTYKGLNGKIEQFFINRVSDQVLLAVEFRDVEFFTKNAYFFFYRRAKEPVITKDFLRIKFNSVVVTSTIPGVHHVRFDRSENFGFSNDITYQFIVGPNALKNRDPVVLNTFLQIAANLPVNARELLHTEAQFYMANFVQYTLCDFGLNVI from the exons ATGAAGGTCTTCATTATTATTGGATTTATGTTTGTCAGTGTGATCGCACAAGACTCTGGGAAAAATGAAGATGGACCag agTTACCAAAGCCTCTTGAggattttaaagataaaataaacgaaattaCAGAAGAAATTCAAG AGAAAGGTATAGAAAGGCCATGTGAATCATTAGACTTGCAATGCATACGGCGTTACTTGGCTGAACATTCGTACTGCAAAATGACGTATGGCCGGGTCCCAGATCCCCTACACAGGGTGCAGGCGACCCAGCATCTGACGAGAGTTAACCTTACTATAACGTCGACTAATTTAACTTATAAAGGACTGAATGGAAAGATTGAGCAGTTTTT tattaACAGAGTATCCGATCAAGTTCTTTTGGCTGTGGAGTTCAGAGATGTAGAGTTCTTCACCAAGAATGCATACTTCTTCTTCTACCGTCGAGCGAAAGAGCCTGTTATTACTAAAGATTTCTTGAGAATTAAGTTTA ATTCCGTGGTTGTAACGTCTACCATACCAGGGGTACATCATGTTCGGTTTgacagaagtgaaaactttgGCTTTTCAAATGATATCACTTATCAATTTATTGTTGGGCCGAATGCGTTGAAAAATagag ATCCTGTGGTTTTGAACACCTTCCTGCAAATAGCAGCAAATCTACCAGTAAACGCAAGGGAGCTGCTCCACACAGAGGCTCAGTTCTACATGGCCAACTTCGTCCAATATACTTTATGTGATTTCGGCCTCAATGTTATATGA